The genomic DNA GCATCGAGCTGCCGCGCTTCGCCGGTGTAGCCCATGCGGCGGAAGGCGTAGGAGATGTCGTGCTCCGCATCGAGCTCGAGCAGCATCTTCTTCATCGGCTCGTCCAGCGCCTCGTAGGCGGTGTTCATGCAGGCCCACAGGGTATCGCCGCCATCGGGCGGGATCTCGACGGCCCGCAGGATCGACACCGCATTGGGCTTTTCGCGGAAGGTGCAGTCCGCGTGCCAGCGATCGGTGTCGGGCGACTTCCTGCCGGTGTTGGCGATGGTCTGGATCTCGGGGTGGCCTTCCACGTGCGGAAAGAACTCGTGCCTTTCCATCTCGCCGAAGGAGCGGCCCAGCGCCAGATGCGCCTGCGGCGTCAGCGGCTGCTTGCGGAAGAAGATCACCTTGTTGTCCCAGAGCGCGCTGCGGATCTCGTCATAGACCGCAGGGCTCTTCACCGCGTTCAGGTCCACGCCGGAGATGACAGCGCCGATGGTGGGCGTCATCCGTGTCACTTCGATATGCCGGTACTTCATTGCATTGCTTCCTGTTGCTGTGCTTCGCAGGTCGACGAAGCGCCTGGGGGTCGAGTCGATTGTGGGGAGCGCGAGGCACGCGCCGTGAGGGGTGATTGCGCCATCGCGTTGCATTCCTGCGAGCGAGGCGCGGCGTGATGCGGACACGGCACGGACACCGCATGCACAGGGGCATTTGCGCCACGGCACGCGGCCGCTGCGTACCGCGCGGCCCTTTGCTCTGCCACAGTCGATGCATCCCTCACGCCGCCAAGGCATCCCGATGCAACGCGAAACCCTGCCTTCGATCGAGACCGCCTACAGCTGGTGGCTCGCAGCCCTGACACTGCTGATCGCCTCCATCGGATTCGGCGCGGCAACCTGCGTGCCGATCCTGCTCAAGCCGCTGTCACGGGAATGGGGTGCGAGCACGGCGGCTCTGGCGCTGGCCCATACCTTCATGCTGGTGGGCGCGGGCTTCGGTGGCCTGGTGTTCGGCCGCATGCATGACCGCTTCGGCTTCTTTCCGCTGGCCGTGATCGGCGCGCTGGCCACGGCCTCGGGCCTGATCGCGGCGTCGTTCGCGCAAGGCATCGGCGATCTGCACCTGGCCTTCGGCCTGCTGGTGGGCGCGTGCGGCCAGGGCATCTTCTTCAGTCCGCTGACGGCAGCGCTCAGCCAGTGGTTCGATCGTCACCGGCCGCTGGCGATCGCCAGCGCTGCCACCGGCCAGAGTGCGGGCGGTCTGCTGTTTCCGCCGCTGCTGCGCATCGCGGCACGCGACCTCGGTTGGCGCGCCGCATTGCTCGGCTTCGGCATCGTGGCCGGGGGTGTACTGCTGGCCTGCGCTCTCGCGTTCCGCCGGATGCCGCCAGCCGGCGCGCAGCAGCATCGCGCCGTCGTCGTACAGGAGTGGGCTTCCCTTACCCACCGGATGCGCATCGGCCGCGAACCGCATGCCCTGCTCATGAGCCTGGGCGCATGCCTGGGACTGTTCAACGTGGCGACCTTTCTGGTGATGGGCCACATCACCGCCGCTGGCGAGGAGTTGGGCGCGACGCCGGCGGCCGCCGCAGCGCTGCTGTCCGTCATGCTCGGCGCCAGCCTCGTCACGCGTCTCGGCACGGCGCAATGGGGCCTGCGCCTCGGCCGCTACCGCGTGCTGGTCGCCGCATCGGTGCTGCATGTGGCGGGCCTGCTCTGGTTGTCGTTCAGTGGCAGCTATGCCGCCACGGCGATCGGCGTGGCGCTGATCGGCCTGGGCTTCGGCGCCTATCTGCCCAGCTATGCCGTGCTCGCACGCGAACTGTTTCCCGTGAGTCAGGCCGGCCGGCGCATTGCCGAGATCTACTTCCTCGGCTTCGTCGCCGCCGGTGCCGGCACCTGGGTGGGCGGGCTGCTGCGCGATGCCGCGGGAGACTATGGCCTCGCCTTCCGCTTTGCGGTTTTTGCAGGTGCGGCTGGCCTGGCGGCGTTGCTCGCGCAATGGCGCGCGCTGAAGACGGTGTGAGCGGCGCTCAGCCGATGCGCTTCTTCGCGCGCGGCACGCCGAACCATTCGCTCACCAGCTCGATCGCCAGCGTGGCCGCCGGCCCCAGCGTGCGCCCGCGCGTGTGCATGATGCAAGGGTAGGCAAAGCGGTCGAAGGGCGTCGACACGCGCAGCACCGCCAGCGTGTTGCGTCCGGCCAGTTCGTCGACGACCAGCTGCGGCACCAGCGCGATCAATTGCGTGTTCTCGGCCAGCTCGGCCAGCACGCGCATGTCGTCGCAAGTCAGCGTGGGGAAGTCGACGAGGCCATGGTCCTTGAAGCTCTGCAGCAGTTCGGGCGGCAGCGTCGGTGCGCCGGTGGAGCGGTCTTTCAGGTCGGCCAGCGTCAGCCGGCCCGCGCGCCGCGCGAGCTCGTGGTTGCGGCTGGCCACCACGGCGATCTGCTGCTTGGACAACTGGATGACCGTGACCTCGCCCAGGTCGGCCGAATAGCGCGAGTCGCCGACCACGAGGTCCAGCCGGTCCTGCTTGAGGAGTTCGAGCAGCAGGCCGGAGTTGGCGATCTCGATGCGCACGCGCAGCTTCGGGTAGCGCGACACCATGTCGCGCATGACGGACGGCAGCGCCGTCGCTGCCGCGAAAGGCCCGAAGCCGATGCGGATCTCGCCTTCTTCCAGGCCCTTGATGCGGCGCACCGAATCCTTCAGCGCGCGGTCCTCCGCCGTCATGCGGCGGATGTGGTCGATGATGGGCTTGCTGTAGGCGGTGGGCACGAGGCGGCCATAGGCGCGGTCGAGCAGCGGAATGCCCAATTCGTCCTCCAGCGATTTCAGGCTGCGGCTCAAGGCCGGCTGCGAGAGGTGCACGGCCTCGGAGGCCTTGCGGAAGCTGCGGTTTTCCACCACGGCCAGGAAGTGGGCGAACTTGCGGAGATTCATGCGAGGGCCGAAGCAGTTGAAGGGGTCCGAAGATTGTGCAGAAAGCGCATGAAAATGCAAAATAAAATGCAATAGGCGCATCGCAAGCCCGTGCCTACACTGAACGCAACGCCGGTCAAAAATCGAACCGGCGATCTACAGGAGACACTGATGATTCGTTCGCTGCCGCGCTGGTTGCTGACCGCCGCGTTGCCTCTCGCCCTCTGCGCCACCGCCGAGGCACAGACCCCCACCCTGCGCATCCAGGACTACCCCGGCATCATCGGCACGCTGGCGCGCGTGGCCGTCGAGAAGGGCTACTGCGCAAAGAACGGCATTCAGTGCACGCTCACCACCATCCCGGCTGCGCCGCTCGGCGTGCAGACGCTGATGGCGGGCGGCATCGAGGTGGCCCTGCCGCCGTCGGAAGTCGCGATCCAGTCGGCAGCCAAGGGCGCCGACCTCAAGATCGTGGGCGGCATGTTCGATGCCAGCCCTTTCATGCTGATCGTGGGTCCGGGCCTGCTCGCCAGCGCCGGCAAAGGCTATCCCGCGATCATGCAAGACCTCAAGGGCAAGAAGATCGGCGTCACCTCGCGCGGCGCGGCGCCGGAGTTCCAGATCAAGTCCATGCTGCTGCAGGCCGGGCTGAAGGAGGACGACGTCACCTTCGTGGCGGTCGGTTCGCCCAACACCGGCTATCCCGCGCTGCTGAACAAGCAGGTCGATGCGGTGATGAGCTTCATTCCCTTCGATGGCTTCTGCGACGTGCTCAAGACCTGCCGCATCGCCGTGCTGCCGGCCAAGGGCGAGGGGCCCAAGGTGCTGACCGACCTCAATGGTGCAGGCGGCCTCTACGTGATGCGGCGCGACTACACGCAGAAGAACCCGGCCACGGTCGAGGCCTTCGTCAAGGCGCTGAACGAGGCCGAGCGCTTCACCGCGGACCCGGCCAATGGCGCCGAGCTGCTGCAGATCACGTTGAAGTACTACCGCATCGAGATGCCCAAGGGCGACGAGATCCTCAAGAGCTCGCTCGACCGCTTTCGCGCCAACATGATCGTGAAAGTGAAGAAGCCGGCCGTGCAGGCCGCGGCCGATTACCTGCAGCAGACGGGCCAGCTCGACAAGAGCTTCGACGCCGCCCGCCTGTTCTGAGCGCGCACGGGCATCCTCCCATGGCCACGGTCCATCCCATCTCGCGGTTTCCCGCCGTCCACGCGCCTGAAGCGCCGGCCACGGAAACGGAACTCCCCATGCCAAGAACCGCCATCGAAGTGCACAAGCTCGAACTCGCCTTCGGCGAGCGCAAGGTGATCGACGGCGTGTCCCTCGACATTCCCGAAGGGCAGTTCCTGTCCATCGTCGGGCCGAGCGGCTGCGGCAAGACCACCCTCCTCAACCTGCTGGCCGGCCTGATCGACGCGCCCTACCTGGGTACGCTGCGGTTGGACGGCACCTCGCCCCGCCTGGGCGACGATCGCATCGCCTACATGCTGGCCCGCGACTCGCTGCTGCCATGGCGCACCGCGCTGCAGAACGCCAGCTACGGCATGCAGATCCGCGGCGTGCCGCCGAAGGCGCGCGAAGCCCGCGCGCGCGATTTGCTCAAGCGCGTGGGCCTGGCCGGGTTCGAGGACATCTATCCCAAGCATCTCTCGCACGGCATGCGCCAGCGCTGCGCGCTGGCGCGCACCTTCGCGCTGGATTCGCCCTTTCTGCTGATGGACGAACCCTTCGGCGCGCTGGACGCGCAAACCAAGCTGCAGCTGGAAGAACTGCTGGTCGACCTGTGGCAACAGGAGCGGCGCACCGTCGTCTTCATCACCCACGACCTGGCCGAGGCCATCGCCATCTCCGACCGTGTGATCGTGATGAGCGCGCGCCCGGGCCGCATCGTGGCCGATCTGGCGATCGACCTGCCTCGCCCGCGCAGTGTTCGCGAGTTGCAGAAGGAACCGCACTTTCACGAGCTCTACGCCAGGATCTGGCAGACCCTCGAACAAGGATGGAGGCACTCCGATGACACATGAGACCCGACCCGCGACCGGCACGACGACGCTCGCTCGCCTGGTCCAGCACGGCAGCCTGCTGGCCGTGCTGCTGGGGCTATGGGAATACGCGGCGCGCCACGGCTGGGTCGATGCCACCTTCGTCGGCCAGCCCTCGGGCATCGCACAGTTCCTGTGGTCCAACGTGGTGGTGTCACCCAAGCTCTGGATCGAACTCGGCTGGACGCTGCTGGGCACCTTCGCCTCCTTCGTGCTGGGCAGCGTCGCTGCCCTGTTCACGGGGCTGCTCTTCGTCTCGATGCCGCGCCTGGAGCGCTTCGTCGATCCCTACCTGTCGGCCATCAACGCCATGCCGCGCATTGCGCTGGCGCCGCTGTTCATCCTGTGGTTCGGGCTGGGCGTTTCCTCCAAGATCGCGATCGGCTTCTCGCTGGTCTTCTTCATCGTGCTGTCCAGCACGGTGGCCGGCATGCGCGGCCTCAACCAGGACCACCTGACCCTCACGCGCACGCTGGGCGCACGGCCATCGCAGATGTTCGTCTTCGTCACTTTGCCGGGGGCGGTGCCGGTGATCTTCTCGGGTCTGCGGCTGGGCCTGATCTACGCGATGCTGGGCGTGGTCGGCGGCGAGATCATCGCGGCCGAACACGGACTGGGTCAGACGCTGGCCTATCTCGGCTCCACCTTCAACATGAACGGCGTGATGGGTGTGCTGCTGGTGCTGTCGCTGCTGGGCATGGGCGTGATCTGGTCGATGACGGCTCTCGAAAGACGCCTTCTGCGCTGGCAATGACGCCGGACGTGGCACCCTCGGGCCGGCGCGTCCGGGTGGCGATCCTGGCGCCCGAACACGCATTGGGCTGGACCATCATGGGCCCGGCCGACATGCTCAACAGCGCGGGAACACTCTGGTCTTCGCTGCAGGGCGAATCGGGTGTGGTGAACCGTTTCGAGGTGGCCATCGTCGGCCGCTCGGGCCAACCGGTGGTCTGCTTCCAGGGCATGCGGCTGATGCCGGAAACAGGGCTCGACGACGCGGGGTACGAGCCCGACGTCATCCTCGTGCCCGCGCTGTTCGAGGAGTCGGTGCGCTTCGGCCGTTCCGGATGGTCCACGCCGTGGCGCCCCTTCGTCGAATGGATCAAGGTGCGCCATGCGCGCGGTGCCTTCGTGGCGGCGATTTCCACCGGCGTCGCCCTGCTGGCGGAAACCTCGCTGCTGGACGGCCACAAGGCGACCACGCACTGGGCGATGATGGAAGCCATGGCGGCCAACTACCGCCGCATCGAGTTCGTGCACCACAACGGCCTGCAGTCCGCCGGACCCGGTTCCCGGCTGGTGACCACCGCGGCGGGCACGGCCTGGCAATCCCTCGTGCTGCTGCTGGTCGCAAGGTTCGCCGGCGCGCAGCAGTCGATCGAACTGGCGCGCCTGTTCTCGACCCAGTCCCTGGCCGATCAGGGCAAGCGTTGCTGTCCTGGTTTCGTGCCACCCAGCGACCACGGCGATGCCCAGGTGTTGCGCGCCCAGCGCGCCATCGCCGGCAACTTCGGCGATGCCGACGTGCTGATGGATGCGATGGAAAAAGCAGGCATGACGCGCCGCACCTTCGAGCGTCGCTTCCGGGCCGCGACCGGCTACTCGCCACTCGCGTACCTGCAGGAGGTGCGCATGCAGCGCGCCCGGCACTTGCTGGACTCCACCGTGCACGGCGTGGACGAGGTCGCGGGCTTGGTGGGCTACGGCGACGTGGCGCACTTTCGCAGCCTGTTCACGAGGATGTCGGGCATGACGCCCAGCCACTATCGCGAGGCCTTCGGCATGGGCGGCATGCTGGAGATGGCGCAGCAGGTGCTGTAGCGCGAAGGTCGGCAGCGCCGCCGCAACAGCGCCGCACTCAGGGCTTTGCTTGATTTCCTTGCGACGCGGATCGGCAACCGCTGAGCGGCGCGTGTGTCTGCACCGTCGAGGTCTCGATGGTGCGCCATACATTGACGCCCAGCGCGGTGCCATGGACCGCCAGATGAGCGCCCAACTGAATGGCTTGCAGCAGCTCGGCCGGTGTCAGCCCTTGCGCCAATGCGGTGGCCACGATCTGCCGTATCGCGCCGGGGTTGAAAGCCGTGAAGCATGCATGCAACGCCAGCTGTACCAGGCTGCGCTCTGCCGGCGTCAGGCCCGCGCCGGGGCGGCCTTGTTCGACGAAGTCGAGAAGCACCTCGGCAAAGCCGGCGTCGAGCCGCGCCACGGAAGTCAGGGCGAGGGCATGCGCGGGGCCGAGCCTGTCGATGCGGGCCTGGAGTTTCCCGTCGATGGCCGCCACCTGGGTCAAGTCGGTGAACTCGGCCAGGATGTCGGCGGCCTGGCAGACGCTCGCGACGCCTTGCACGGCCACCAGATGCAGCACATCGACAATATCGGCCTGTGTGGCCCCCACTTCGAGTGCTCGCTTCATGTGAGTGTGCAGGCCGGACTCGAAGAGATGGGACGAGGAGGTGTCGAGCGCCACGTAGATGAGCTCGACCATGCGCTGCGTCAGCGGCCCCGTGCGCGCGGGGTAGCCGGCATAGCGTGCGTAGTGCTGCACGAAGCCGGGGCAGGCCTGCAGCAGGGTCTCGGTCCATGGGCGCCAGTAGCCGCGCTCGGCGATGAAGAACTCCTTGATCTGCGCGCGCTCGGCATCGGCCGCACTGTCCGGCATGCTCATGGCGATTCCCTTGGAGCGACGCTCCGGCCAACGAGGGTTTGCCCCGTGAGGTACTGGGCGGCAGGCCCGCAGACGAAACGCAGCAGCGGATGCAGCGACTGCGGATCCGCATCGCCCGGCACTTCCAGCGCATTGACGCGCAGGGCACGAGGGCCCCACTCACAGGCGAGGGTCGAGACCAGCATGCGTGCCGCAGCGCCATCGCCGGCGTGCTGCCAGCGATCGACCTTCCGTGAGGGCAGCAGCACGGTCAGGCTGGCCTGCTGCGCGCAGCGGGCGGCAAAGCGCGCGGTGGCCGCATGCACCGCCTGCAACAGGCCTGCCGATTCGCAGGACAGCGGCGACAGGTCGAGGCAGGCTGCATAGTGCGGCCGTCCGATGGCCGGCTGCGCCACGTCTTGCCACGGTGCAGCGTCGCCGCCGCAGACCTCGAGTTGCATCGGCATGTCCAGGGGCTGCGCAGCCCATGTGGCGGGCGCCAGCGCCTGACTGCCGCC from Variovorax sp. PBL-E5 includes the following:
- a CDS encoding ABC transporter substrate-binding protein, with product MIRSLPRWLLTAALPLALCATAEAQTPTLRIQDYPGIIGTLARVAVEKGYCAKNGIQCTLTTIPAAPLGVQTLMAGGIEVALPPSEVAIQSAAKGADLKIVGGMFDASPFMLIVGPGLLASAGKGYPAIMQDLKGKKIGVTSRGAAPEFQIKSMLLQAGLKEDDVTFVAVGSPNTGYPALLNKQVDAVMSFIPFDGFCDVLKTCRIAVLPAKGEGPKVLTDLNGAGGLYVMRRDYTQKNPATVEAFVKALNEAERFTADPANGAELLQITLKYYRIEMPKGDEILKSSLDRFRANMIVKVKKPAVQAAADYLQQTGQLDKSFDAARLF
- a CDS encoding ABC transporter permease; this encodes MTHETRPATGTTTLARLVQHGSLLAVLLGLWEYAARHGWVDATFVGQPSGIAQFLWSNVVVSPKLWIELGWTLLGTFASFVLGSVAALFTGLLFVSMPRLERFVDPYLSAINAMPRIALAPLFILWFGLGVSSKIAIGFSLVFFIVLSSTVAGMRGLNQDHLTLTRTLGARPSQMFVFVTLPGAVPVIFSGLRLGLIYAMLGVVGGEIIAAEHGLGQTLAYLGSTFNMNGVMGVLLVLSLLGMGVIWSMTALERRLLRWQ
- a CDS encoding GlxA family transcriptional regulator; amino-acid sequence: MTPDVAPSGRRVRVAILAPEHALGWTIMGPADMLNSAGTLWSSLQGESGVVNRFEVAIVGRSGQPVVCFQGMRLMPETGLDDAGYEPDVILVPALFEESVRFGRSGWSTPWRPFVEWIKVRHARGAFVAAISTGVALLAETSLLDGHKATTHWAMMEAMAANYRRIEFVHHNGLQSAGPGSRLVTTAAGTAWQSLVLLLVARFAGAQQSIELARLFSTQSLADQGKRCCPGFVPPSDHGDAQVLRAQRAIAGNFGDADVLMDAMEKAGMTRRTFERRFRAATGYSPLAYLQEVRMQRARHLLDSTVHGVDEVAGLVGYGDVAHFRSLFTRMSGMTPSHYREAFGMGGMLEMAQQVL
- a CDS encoding carboxymuconolactone decarboxylase family protein, encoding MSMPDSAADAERAQIKEFFIAERGYWRPWTETLLQACPGFVQHYARYAGYPARTGPLTQRMVELIYVALDTSSSHLFESGLHTHMKRALEVGATQADIVDVLHLVAVQGVASVCQAADILAEFTDLTQVAAIDGKLQARIDRLGPAHALALTSVARLDAGFAEVLLDFVEQGRPGAGLTPAERSLVQLALHACFTAFNPGAIRQIVATALAQGLTPAELLQAIQLGAHLAVHGTALGVNVWRTIETSTVQTHAPLSGCRSASQGNQAKP
- a CDS encoding MFS transporter, with translation MQRETLPSIETAYSWWLAALTLLIASIGFGAATCVPILLKPLSREWGASTAALALAHTFMLVGAGFGGLVFGRMHDRFGFFPLAVIGALATASGLIAASFAQGIGDLHLAFGLLVGACGQGIFFSPLTAALSQWFDRHRPLAIASAATGQSAGGLLFPPLLRIAARDLGWRAALLGFGIVAGGVLLACALAFRRMPPAGAQQHRAVVVQEWASLTHRMRIGREPHALLMSLGACLGLFNVATFLVMGHITAAGEELGATPAAAAALLSVMLGASLVTRLGTAQWGLRLGRYRVLVAASVLHVAGLLWLSFSGSYAATAIGVALIGLGFGAYLPSYAVLARELFPVSQAGRRIAEIYFLGFVAAGAGTWVGGLLRDAAGDYGLAFRFAVFAGAAGLAALLAQWRALKTV
- a CDS encoding LysR family transcriptional regulator, producing the protein MNLRKFAHFLAVVENRSFRKASEAVHLSQPALSRSLKSLEDELGIPLLDRAYGRLVPTAYSKPIIDHIRRMTAEDRALKDSVRRIKGLEEGEIRIGFGPFAAATALPSVMRDMVSRYPKLRVRIEIANSGLLLELLKQDRLDLVVGDSRYSADLGEVTVIQLSKQQIAVVASRNHELARRAGRLTLADLKDRSTGAPTLPPELLQSFKDHGLVDFPTLTCDDMRVLAELAENTQLIALVPQLVVDELAGRNTLAVLRVSTPFDRFAYPCIMHTRGRTLGPAATLAIELVSEWFGVPRAKKRIG
- a CDS encoding ABC transporter ATP-binding protein; amino-acid sequence: MPRTAIEVHKLELAFGERKVIDGVSLDIPEGQFLSIVGPSGCGKTTLLNLLAGLIDAPYLGTLRLDGTSPRLGDDRIAYMLARDSLLPWRTALQNASYGMQIRGVPPKAREARARDLLKRVGLAGFEDIYPKHLSHGMRQRCALARTFALDSPFLLMDEPFGALDAQTKLQLEELLVDLWQQERRTVVFITHDLAEAIAISDRVIVMSARPGRIVADLAIDLPRPRSVRELQKEPHFHELYARIWQTLEQGWRHSDDT